The following are encoded in a window of Myxocyprinus asiaticus isolate MX2 ecotype Aquarium Trade chromosome 17, UBuf_Myxa_2, whole genome shotgun sequence genomic DNA:
- the zgc:113142 gene encoding D-beta-hydroxybutyrate dehydrogenase, mitochondrial has protein sequence MFLVNFRPWIVELMSQIISTSSFIMKPNLLCITALLFSYNFLGDHIYKYVALAIFLLLLANIISHAGNGLSDGYGWAVLVTGCDSGFGFHLAKKLDGMGFTVFAGCLCPDGPGAQSLIKEGSERMKVLQLDVIKNEHVNLAKDFVKANLPEKGLYAVVNNAGISDWGETEWSTVEDFQKMADVNLFGTIRVTIAFLPLVRASKGRMLYVSSVFSFFNCLNMGAYSVSKRGLEAFADCLRVEMASFGVKVSIIQPGNFGAATNIQSKKTSQDIWDEFDGARKLIFSHNYIEIACDYFQSMCSSGFKDCTMVIDAMLHALTAPEPQTRYLLVSSVDMLFFYIFPFLPTYITDAVFNLSSMYHKRKEMLYS, from the exons ATGTTCCTAGTGAATTTCAGACCATGGATTGTTGAACTTATGAGTCAAATTATCAGCACCTCCTCATTCATAATGAAGCCTAATTTACTGTGCATAACTGCCCTGCTTTTTTCCTACAACTTTTTGGGTGACCACATTTACAAATATGTAGCTCTTGCCATCTTTCTTCTGCTCTTGGCTAACATAATAAGCCATGCTGGAAATGGCTTGTCCGATGGATATGGCTGGGCAGTGTTGGTAACGGGCTGTGATAGTGGATTTGGATTTCACCTTGCTAAGAAACTGGACGGCATGGGTTTCACTGTGTTTGCTGGATGTTTATGCCCTGATGGTCCCGGCGCTCAGAGTCTGATTAAAGAAGGGTCAGAGCGTATGAAAGTACTTCAGCTGGATGTGATCAAAAATGAACATGTTAACTTGGCCAAGGATTTTGTCAAAGCAAATTTGCCAGAGAAAG gtctcTATGCTGTTGTGAACAATGCTGGAATTAGTGATTGGGGAGAGACTGAGTGGAGTACTGTTGAAGACTTCCAAAAGATGGCTGATGTTAACCTGTTTGGCACCATCAGAGTCACCATTGCTTTCTTGCCACTTGTTAGGGCATCCAAAG GTCGTATGTTGTATGTGTCGAGTGTCTTTTCCTTCTTCAATTGTCTGAATATGGGGGCATACAGTGTTTCCAAAAGAGGACTGGAGGCATTTGCAGACTGTTTAAGAGTAGAGATGGCCAGTTTTGGGGTTAAG GTCAGCATCATTCAACCTGGAAATTTTGGTGCAGCCACAAACATTCAGAGCAAGAAAACATCGCAAGACATATGGGATGAATTTGATGGTGCTCGTAAACTAATATTCAGCCATAATTACATTGAGATAGCATGTGATTATTTTCAGTCAATGTGCTCTTCAGGATTTAAGGATTGCACAATGGTTATCGATGCCATGTTACACGCTCTCACTGCACCTGAACCTCAAACTCGATACCTGCTTGTTTCCTCTGTAgatatgctttttttttacatctttccTTTTTTACCCACATACATCACAGATGCTGTGTTTAATCTGAGTTCCATGTATCACAAGCGTAAAGAAATGCTTTACTCATAA